Proteins encoded together in one Desulfosporosinus meridiei DSM 13257 window:
- a CDS encoding TniQ family protein produces MNKQVNKKLIIEKVTYFILEDWNNIIIYSFIRVVVIINRLLITPKPVLTECLTGYISRVARANFVSSHDLWRLFLVPSSHYPQSSMSIILDTYPASTFNYIQFGEMLNVEHIEHLTLIPVFKKIGITDTEILKSRALGGMIEKHRKYCPKCLKENDFYKLMWQVAEVKWCDIHCVTLLEECWNCHKRIPLLPSAGQVGKCPYCECNLAEATTKHVNIGEKKERILRDWQYLLNPEMPGLTPADNLSNQQQLAILIILALQNNSEKIKIPTSIMQSARKSRVYESYTHLALLLSILRDVQISLDDFFKLQISEEFVYRILTRPAKIIHRTACLTPWCKGYLKTGTLQRTATSTKMDKNGEKLNYYMVCTECGIEYCLSGPDKGIRERGYFLSFAYNKILPLLRNTNCIKQLAKAINEPEDKIRRSIIYLAANGLIRESKLPLSIPPEHDEEIIKVILNKIRIGTQAKQIRRDLNMKYNDFLFYWFEPRIRIANVLNKPINRPQRMQTTSSKDLLRLRDALAYCKDNNIRISIKLISKILEVCPETIRLWGMLPEIKQAKEVQRLALKENRKKELLKKAEEIIKFNKSIGKLISIELVYKELGYHRTSMWRDHPEVAKHISQLVNRINDDSVIGWSVP; encoded by the coding sequence TTGAATAAGCAAGTCAATAAGAAATTAATTATTGAAAAAGTAACGTATTTTATTTTAGAAGATTGGAATAATATAATTATTTACTCTTTTATAAGGGTGGTAGTTATTATAAACCGTCTTCTTATAACTCCTAAACCAGTTTTAACTGAATGCCTTACAGGATACATTAGCCGAGTTGCCAGAGCCAATTTTGTATCATCACATGACCTTTGGAGATTATTTTTAGTACCATCATCTCACTATCCTCAGTCGAGTATGTCAATAATCTTAGATACTTATCCAGCTTCAACATTTAACTACATACAATTTGGTGAAATGCTCAATGTAGAACATATAGAACACCTAACTCTTATTCCTGTATTCAAAAAAATAGGAATTACTGATACAGAGATACTGAAGAGTAGGGCTTTAGGGGGGATGATTGAAAAGCATAGGAAGTATTGCCCTAAATGCCTCAAGGAAAATGACTTTTATAAATTAATGTGGCAAGTCGCAGAAGTTAAATGGTGTGATATACATTGTGTCACTTTACTAGAGGAATGTTGGAATTGTCATAAAAGGATTCCATTATTGCCATCCGCAGGTCAAGTCGGTAAGTGCCCTTATTGTGAATGTAATTTGGCAGAAGCCACTACTAAACATGTTAATATTGGGGAAAAAAAAGAAAGAATTTTGAGGGACTGGCAGTACCTCTTAAATCCAGAAATGCCAGGGTTGACACCGGCAGACAATTTATCAAATCAACAACAATTAGCTATCCTGATTATTCTTGCATTACAAAATAATAGTGAAAAAATTAAGATACCAACTTCTATTATGCAATCAGCAAGAAAGAGTCGTGTTTATGAATCGTATACTCATTTAGCGTTATTACTTTCCATTTTAAGAGATGTGCAAATATCTTTAGATGATTTCTTTAAACTTCAGATTTCAGAGGAATTCGTCTATAGGATCTTGACAAGGCCAGCAAAAATAATACATAGGACAGCATGTTTAACTCCTTGGTGTAAAGGTTATTTAAAAACTGGAACGCTTCAGCGTACAGCTACGTCAACTAAAATGGACAAAAATGGAGAGAAATTGAATTATTATATGGTTTGTACTGAATGTGGCATAGAGTATTGTTTAAGTGGCCCTGATAAAGGAATTCGGGAGAGAGGGTATTTTCTGTCATTTGCTTATAACAAAATATTACCACTGTTGCGTAATACCAATTGTATTAAGCAATTAGCAAAAGCAATAAATGAACCGGAAGATAAAATTAGAAGATCAATTATATATCTGGCAGCTAATGGTTTAATAAGGGAAAGTAAACTGCCATTATCGATACCTCCTGAACATGATGAAGAAATAATCAAAGTTATTTTAAACAAGATCCGTATAGGTACCCAGGCTAAGCAAATCCGAAGGGATCTTAATATGAAATATAATGATTTTCTATTTTACTGGTTTGAACCAAGAATTCGTATTGCAAATGTTTTAAATAAACCAATAAATAGACCCCAAAGGATGCAAACCACATCGTCAAAAGACTTGTTAAGGTTACGAGATGCGCTAGCTTACTGCAAGGATAATAATATTCGAATCAGCATAAAGCTTATCTCAAAAATCTTAGAAGTTTGTCCGGAGACTATTCGTTTATGGGGTATGTTGCCCGAAATTAAGCAGGCTAAGGAAGTTCAAAGACTTGCTTTGAAAGAGAACAGGAAGAAAGAGTTATTAAAGAAAGCCGAGGAAATTATTAAGTTTAATAAATCAATAGGAAAATTAATCTCAATTGAACTAGTTTATAAAGAACTGGGGTATCATCGAACAAGTATGTGGAGAGATCATCCTGAAGTTGCAAAACATATCAGCCAACTAGTAAATAGAATTAATGATGATTCGGTGATAGGTTGGTCGGTGCCTTAA
- a CDS encoding Mu transposase C-terminal domain-containing protein, whose product MYKVKIKPGLKFKIDRIEYTIVKCLDGVKIQVLREGYQKGEIFTKYEMISLIDQGRLEFEVKGKNIRPPDKGSFSTSYLVNDFEKVQRKDETIFRFKVIEPLLKGRRTRLDVKNRVLEINELSGNPKNAEKHLQISFVKRISIASVYRWISIYNESGGDIRSLTPSYSSCGGAGSYRIDPKVLEIIEQCIEDTYLNQQRVTIDELRWAVQSEIINENEYRRGDNIIYCPSYSTFTRIVSKIPEFELVWKRMSKRNAEVKFNPIGQGVKVSYPLERVEIDATVLDIIIIFADGTFIERPHLVMAIDKLTRDIPGFCICFGSVGWAEVSQCLRHILSDKSYIKDKYPFIENEWNTFGVPQALVIDNGLAFKNHPMKDACYQLGVVLEYAPPKVPEWKASIERFLGTTTVNFVQKNPGTTRSNTQKLAEGENPKERARIPFNIFVGLMHKWLVDVYRQDINRGAGGIPAKLWEKYTDDFPVDWPNSSHELPILLGRVNERMITNKGIELNNLRYNSMDINGILKKFSKQNKGAEQKFKVKYDPQNIGSIFLYDHMFIHDWIRVQCTNPDYAEGLSEWEHDEAIKLARKKYGTIDVVSLAKSKAFLRNKASFWESKNSRGKAAKLNSDHEIFSDNTGIFNNSEVKVNYSLPEATENMGKLNNISDIGTNFDFSEILPPLPVSYSVNDFNEEVKPVSKNSKAKQKNSFQSKCDKSSIPSNTIDDTDFSPEDLEGFDVIYRIGD is encoded by the coding sequence TTGTATAAAGTCAAAATTAAACCTGGACTGAAATTTAAGATAGACCGTATTGAGTATACAATTGTCAAATGTTTAGATGGTGTAAAAATCCAAGTTTTAAGGGAGGGGTATCAGAAAGGGGAAATTTTCACAAAATATGAGATGATCAGTCTTATTGATCAAGGTAGGTTGGAGTTTGAGGTTAAGGGGAAAAATATTCGCCCACCTGATAAAGGTTCGTTTTCAACTTCCTATCTTGTAAATGATTTTGAAAAAGTTCAGCGTAAAGATGAAACGATTTTTCGCTTTAAGGTAATAGAGCCTTTGCTAAAGGGCAGAAGGACTAGATTAGATGTAAAAAATCGAGTTTTGGAGATTAATGAATTAAGTGGAAATCCTAAAAATGCTGAAAAACACTTGCAAATCAGTTTTGTAAAAAGAATTAGTATTGCTAGCGTTTATCGCTGGATTTCAATATACAACGAAAGTGGCGGTGATATTCGATCTTTAACTCCTAGTTACTCAAGTTGTGGCGGCGCTGGCAGTTATAGAATAGATCCAAAAGTTTTGGAAATTATTGAACAATGTATTGAAGATACTTACCTAAATCAGCAGCGTGTTACTATTGATGAACTCCGTTGGGCTGTTCAATCAGAGATTATTAATGAAAATGAATATCGACGGGGTGACAATATTATCTATTGTCCATCCTATTCTACGTTTACCCGCATTGTTTCTAAAATTCCTGAGTTTGAATTAGTATGGAAACGAATGAGCAAACGTAACGCAGAAGTCAAGTTTAATCCCATTGGGCAAGGGGTTAAGGTGAGTTACCCACTTGAACGCGTTGAAATAGATGCAACTGTTCTAGATATAATAATTATCTTTGCAGATGGTACATTTATCGAACGTCCACATTTAGTAATGGCTATAGATAAGTTAACTAGGGATATACCTGGCTTTTGTATTTGTTTTGGCAGTGTAGGTTGGGCGGAGGTTAGTCAATGTCTTCGCCATATCTTAAGTGATAAATCTTATATAAAAGATAAATATCCATTTATCGAAAATGAATGGAATACATTTGGGGTTCCGCAAGCATTGGTAATAGATAATGGTTTAGCTTTTAAGAACCATCCGATGAAAGATGCTTGTTACCAGTTGGGTGTCGTGTTGGAGTATGCGCCTCCTAAAGTGCCTGAATGGAAAGCTTCAATTGAGCGATTCTTGGGCACAACAACAGTCAACTTCGTGCAAAAAAACCCAGGAACAACACGGTCGAATACACAAAAATTAGCAGAAGGGGAAAACCCAAAGGAAAGAGCAAGAATACCATTTAATATTTTCGTTGGTCTTATGCACAAATGGTTAGTTGATGTTTATAGACAAGACATTAATCGAGGAGCAGGAGGTATACCTGCAAAGCTTTGGGAAAAGTATACGGATGACTTCCCGGTCGATTGGCCGAACAGTTCGCATGAATTACCAATTTTGCTTGGAAGAGTTAATGAGCGCATGATTACTAACAAAGGCATCGAGCTTAATAATCTTAGGTATAATAGCATGGATATTAATGGAATTTTGAAAAAGTTCTCTAAACAAAATAAAGGAGCAGAGCAAAAGTTCAAAGTCAAATATGATCCACAAAACATCGGAAGCATTTTTTTATATGACCATATGTTTATACACGACTGGATTAGAGTACAATGTACTAATCCTGATTATGCGGAGGGTCTCTCGGAGTGGGAACATGATGAGGCTATAAAACTTGCAAGAAAAAAATATGGTACTATTGATGTTGTCTCTCTAGCAAAATCAAAAGCCTTTCTTAGGAATAAAGCCTCATTTTGGGAATCGAAAAATAGTCGAGGAAAGGCCGCAAAGCTAAATTCCGATCATGAGATTTTTAGTGATAATACGGGGATTTTCAATAATAGTGAGGTTAAGGTCAATTATAGTTTACCAGAGGCCACGGAAAATATGGGTAAACTAAACAATATTTCAGACATAGGAACTAATTTTGATTTTTCAGAGATACTTCCTCCTTTACCTGTTTCATATTCAGTAAACGACTTTAATGAGGAAGTCAAACCAGTATCAAAGAATAGTAAAGCGAAACAGAAAAATTCTTTTCAAAGTAAATGTGATAAAAGTAGTATACCATCAAATACAATCGATGATACTGACTTCTCCCCTGAGGATCTTGAAGGCTTCGATGTAATATATCGAATAGGAGATTAA
- a CDS encoding PD-(D/E)XK nuclease family protein has protein sequence MLERATRQGLTILNLKTETMRNLAEQVCQKSLLNSGRSIIPDILAIEFTIQVLERLRQAGRLTYFNSLEITPSVGSIITHSIIDLKMTGIDVNDITTEMFVDSCKCEDIKIIWAEYDKELQIRKYIDQADLLQLAAREVNPSHCIYIVPSNLKMHPLERNFLEALTKNNFQVINFSRPKGIITLQTSLENEISPLSIELSEPYSSLLYLNDLTNAPVTELPIQMFHAYGESNEIRQVLRKLKLEKIPFDQTVIFYTVQDPYNHLLFDLAQGIDQLPLTFGQGIDICATNPGRLYFGLLSWAERGFKVSDIVPLIRDGVFKIPGEKSPPKSTITHYLRTTGIGWGKERYLETIDNEIINIKNQIKADVAFEDDNDSYKARFENFLWLKKFFTQLFTSLPDLDSEGRIPYAQLAAWLNTLVDQFSSVVSQADHEAKNVICRNLKLIEDSVAIHLKRDDIFARLKFLIKGIRVSVSSPKPGHLHIDHYNSGLWISRQNVFIVGLDANRFPGTMREDPILLDIEREKIGHGLPLLGNRPKEKVHDLVQFLSSVQGTLTVSYSAFDTLENRAVFPSSILLQMYRLKAHDETLDYSDLIETLGTRKGFTPSDIDESLDDQEWWLSVLSMGNKKPDLDTFKTLYPALLDGLNAESNRQQIEELTPFDGKVNFDPSIVDPTVSKDLVMSCSQLEMLGKCPFAYFLRYVLKIQPIEELVFDQGVWLNAKTKGDLYHGIFERFYKKLANQGEPLNAARHAQFLYEIADELMSQKKVSVPPPSELVYDYERKSILDSCRIFLKSEEIESCDDVPKYFELTFGMHPGGTKNNENFEAVTIELPNDKRFLLRGKIDRVDESANGLKIWDYKTGSTFGYSDKEYFKGGRQLQHGLYALAIERLFSEKELHTNPKVILSGYIFPTRKGEGKRVVRLQVRRDSLYEILNRLFTLLSEGTFVMTDDENDCHYCDYRDACNRHSRSKKGLDKMMIDIFRGLRNYA, from the coding sequence TTGCTTGAAAGAGCAACGCGTCAAGGCTTGACTATCCTTAACTTAAAAACTGAAACCATGAGGAATTTAGCAGAGCAAGTTTGCCAAAAATCACTTTTAAACAGCGGACGCTCAATTATTCCTGATATCTTGGCAATCGAATTTACAATTCAGGTTCTCGAAAGACTTCGTCAGGCAGGCCGGTTGACGTATTTTAACAGTTTGGAAATAACACCTAGCGTAGGTAGCATCATAACTCATTCGATCATAGATCTCAAAATGACTGGAATTGATGTTAATGATATCACTACAGAAATGTTTGTTGATTCCTGTAAGTGCGAAGATATAAAAATTATATGGGCTGAGTATGACAAAGAGTTGCAAATCCGAAAGTACATAGATCAAGCCGATTTACTTCAACTTGCAGCCAGGGAGGTAAACCCGTCACATTGTATCTACATCGTTCCGTCGAATTTAAAAATGCACCCGTTGGAACGCAACTTTTTAGAAGCTCTAACGAAAAACAATTTCCAAGTGATCAATTTTAGTAGACCAAAAGGGATTATCACTCTACAAACATCTCTAGAAAACGAAATATCACCGCTAAGTATCGAGCTTAGTGAACCCTATAGCAGTTTACTTTACCTCAATGACCTAACAAATGCGCCGGTAACTGAACTTCCAATACAAATGTTCCATGCCTACGGGGAATCCAATGAAATACGTCAAGTGTTGCGCAAATTGAAATTGGAAAAAATACCATTTGACCAGACAGTTATTTTTTATACTGTGCAAGATCCTTATAACCATCTCTTATTTGACCTAGCTCAAGGAATCGATCAACTCCCTTTGACCTTTGGCCAGGGAATAGATATTTGTGCCACAAATCCTGGCAGGTTATATTTCGGGTTGTTGTCTTGGGCTGAGAGAGGGTTTAAAGTTTCCGACATAGTTCCACTCATCAGAGACGGAGTGTTTAAGATTCCGGGCGAAAAGTCCCCTCCAAAATCAACCATCACCCACTACTTAAGAACTACAGGAATTGGCTGGGGAAAAGAGCGTTACTTAGAGACCATAGACAATGAAATAATCAATATCAAGAACCAAATTAAAGCTGATGTAGCTTTCGAGGACGACAATGATTCGTATAAAGCAAGATTTGAGAACTTTCTGTGGTTAAAGAAATTTTTTACTCAGCTTTTTACCTCTTTGCCGGACCTAGATTCTGAAGGGCGTATACCCTATGCCCAACTAGCAGCATGGTTAAATACTTTAGTAGATCAATTCAGCTCAGTTGTTAGCCAAGCAGACCATGAAGCAAAAAATGTCATTTGTAGAAATCTAAAACTCATTGAAGATTCGGTTGCTATTCATCTTAAACGAGATGATATATTTGCAAGACTTAAATTTTTAATTAAGGGAATAAGGGTAAGTGTATCGAGCCCGAAACCAGGCCATCTACATATCGATCATTACAACTCTGGATTATGGATATCACGTCAGAATGTATTTATCGTTGGCCTTGATGCTAACCGCTTCCCAGGGACAATGAGAGAAGACCCAATTTTACTGGATATAGAACGTGAAAAAATTGGTCACGGTCTTCCTTTGCTGGGTAATAGGCCAAAAGAAAAAGTACACGACTTGGTACAGTTTTTATCGTCTGTTCAAGGAACCCTTACGGTCAGTTATTCTGCCTTTGATACCTTGGAAAACCGTGCTGTTTTTCCAAGCTCTATCCTTTTGCAAATGTATAGATTGAAAGCTCATGATGAAACGCTGGATTACAGCGATCTTATTGAAACGCTTGGTACTAGGAAAGGCTTCACACCCTCAGATATCGACGAGTCCTTAGATGATCAGGAATGGTGGCTTAGTGTTTTATCAATGGGAAACAAAAAGCCAGATCTTGATACTTTTAAAACCTTGTATCCAGCGCTCCTTGATGGATTAAACGCTGAATCAAATCGCCAGCAAATAGAAGAACTTACGCCGTTTGACGGAAAGGTCAATTTTGACCCATCAATAGTGGACCCTACGGTTAGCAAAGATTTAGTAATGTCCTGCAGTCAACTTGAAATGCTTGGGAAATGCCCGTTTGCGTACTTCTTAAGGTATGTGTTAAAAATTCAGCCCATTGAAGAATTAGTCTTTGACCAAGGCGTATGGTTAAATGCAAAGACAAAAGGGGATCTATATCATGGCATTTTTGAGCGGTTCTATAAGAAACTTGCCAATCAAGGTGAACCTCTTAACGCTGCGAGACATGCACAATTCCTTTATGAAATTGCCGATGAGTTAATGAGTCAGAAAAAAGTGAGTGTGCCACCTCCGAGTGAGTTAGTATACGATTATGAACGCAAATCAATTCTTGATTCCTGCCGTATTTTTTTGAAGTCTGAAGAAATTGAGTCATGTGATGATGTCCCTAAATATTTTGAGTTAACTTTTGGAATGCATCCAGGAGGAACTAAAAACAACGAGAACTTTGAAGCGGTCACGATTGAGTTGCCGAACGATAAACGGTTTCTCCTCAGAGGGAAAATTGATCGGGTCGATGAATCCGCAAATGGGTTAAAGATCTGGGATTATAAAACGGGCAGCACCTTTGGTTATAGTGATAAAGAGTATTTCAAGGGTGGGAGGCAACTCCAACATGGGTTATATGCGTTGGCCATAGAACGTCTCTTTTCAGAGAAAGAACTTCATACCAATCCAAAGGTAATTCTTAGCGGTTACATTTTTCCGACTCGAAAAGGTGAAGGGAAAAGGGTAGTCCGGCTACAAGTCCGGCGGGACAGTTTATATGAAATTCTCAATCGTCTGTTTACGTTATTATCCGAAGGGACGTTTGTCATGACTGACGATGAGAACGACTGCCATTATTGCGACTATCGCGATGCATGTAACCGCCATAGCCGAAGCAAAAAAGGCTTAGATAAGATGATGATCGATATATTTAGGGGGTTAAGAAATTATGCCTAA
- a CDS encoding TniB family NTP-binding protein has protein sequence MNNELSEKITEIQRSPIDKSLLINMTPEAKEKYVKNIMIVHPMMNVALTVLEDCKKSWKSAEPMCGCIFGDTRAGKTAVAKEFMRKFPEVQHEDRVIKPVFYSSVPSSSHIGPLVTQLLRDFKDPFWDKTYRNYNIPTGRFIELLKECRVELIIIDEVQQIVDRDKKRLIMESADWFKDLYNSTKIPLVFLGLPNASDIFQENEQLSGRVLRRETIDCFKFGDKDFRAFLYTFDKQLPFKEVSGLANKDTWERIFIATNGRMGFMKVLISESTKIAAESNLQAITFPVLAHAYNAVLKQEGPNPFLPGFDLKKAIEGLKK, from the coding sequence ATGAATAATGAGTTATCTGAGAAAATAACTGAAATTCAAAGATCTCCCATAGATAAATCACTGCTAATAAACATGACTCCAGAAGCAAAAGAAAAATATGTTAAAAATATTATGATCGTGCATCCTATGATGAACGTAGCGCTAACTGTTCTTGAAGATTGCAAAAAAAGCTGGAAATCGGCAGAACCTATGTGTGGTTGTATATTTGGTGATACCCGAGCTGGAAAAACTGCAGTTGCTAAGGAGTTTATGCGAAAATTTCCTGAGGTACAACATGAAGATAGGGTAATAAAGCCAGTATTTTATTCAAGTGTTCCAAGCTCGTCTCATATAGGCCCTTTAGTTACGCAATTATTGCGTGACTTTAAAGATCCTTTCTGGGATAAAACCTATCGTAATTATAATATTCCTACTGGAAGGTTTATTGAACTTCTTAAAGAATGTAGAGTAGAACTTATAATTATTGATGAGGTTCAGCAAATTGTTGATAGAGATAAAAAAAGGCTCATTATGGAATCTGCAGATTGGTTTAAAGATCTTTATAATTCAACTAAAATTCCTTTGGTTTTTTTAGGTCTTCCAAATGCATCAGATATATTTCAAGAAAATGAGCAATTGTCTGGACGTGTTTTGAGACGTGAAACTATAGATTGCTTTAAATTTGGGGATAAAGATTTTAGAGCTTTTTTATATACTTTTGATAAACAACTTCCTTTTAAGGAAGTATCAGGATTGGCGAATAAAGATACCTGGGAGAGAATTTTTATTGCTACGAATGGTCGTATGGGCTTCATGAAAGTCCTTATATCCGAGTCAACAAAAATAGCTGCAGAGTCTAATTTACAAGCTATTACGTTTCCGGTATTAGCCCATGCTTATAATGCGGTACTTAAACAGGAGGGTCCAAATCCGTTTTTACCTGGTTTTGATTTGAAAAAAGCGATAGAAGGATTGAAGAAATAA
- a CDS encoding TnsA endonuclease N-terminal domain-containing protein, with amino-acid sequence MPVRKIQNTSSKKHTGIFPSEKNGRLIEWESLLERDYIYLLEFDRGVKSYTEQPLTLKTKLNGKTYKYTPDVLVVRDNISMLIEVKPKNKLIKLKEDEKFRAKVTAANSYCKEQGYKFVIVTDEDIRTGELLNNVKRMFKFSRIVVPSADFLTIRNQLMTYGPMHIKELSQKLYDNERQQKRIQAMVFSLLYSQKLVCDLMKEKISLATYVELP; translated from the coding sequence ATGCCAGTTAGGAAGATTCAAAATACAAGCAGTAAAAAACATACAGGTATATTTCCAAGTGAGAAAAATGGAAGACTAATAGAGTGGGAATCGTTACTCGAAAGAGATTATATATATTTATTGGAATTTGATCGTGGTGTTAAGTCGTACACTGAACAACCATTAACATTAAAGACTAAGCTTAATGGTAAAACTTATAAGTATACTCCTGACGTTTTAGTCGTTAGAGATAACATCAGTATGCTTATTGAGGTTAAGCCTAAAAATAAGCTAATAAAACTTAAGGAAGATGAGAAATTTAGGGCTAAAGTAACCGCAGCAAATAGTTATTGTAAAGAACAGGGTTATAAATTTGTGATTGTAACAGACGAAGATATCAGGACTGGGGAGTTATTAAATAACGTCAAAAGAATGTTTAAATTCTCTAGAATTGTTGTTCCAAGTGCAGATTTTTTAACAATTCGTAACCAACTAATGACTTATGGACCTATGCATATTAAAGAACTATCCCAAAAATTGTATGATAATGAGCGACAACAAAAAAGAATTCAAGCAATGGTTTTTTCGCTTCTCTATTCACAGAAATTAGTATGTGACTTAATGAAGGAAAAAATTAGCCTTGCAACTTACGTAGAACTTCCATGA